Proteins found in one Arthrobacter pascens genomic segment:
- the rbfA gene encoding 30S ribosome-binding factor RbfA has protein sequence MADPARAAKLAQRIKVVVAEALGRKVKDPRLEGITVTDARVTNDLQHATIYYTVFGDQLVQSEAAKGLEKAKGVLRQEVGRNVTVRLTPTLEFVADQIPVNASNLEELLRAAKKRDAEVAALAENAKHAGDADPYKSDIPADVEIDEDDFDEEDLDLSDDDELEEDSNK, from the coding sequence ATGGCTGATCCCGCACGGGCTGCCAAGTTGGCGCAGCGGATCAAGGTTGTTGTTGCGGAGGCTCTGGGCCGGAAGGTCAAGGACCCCCGGCTGGAGGGCATTACTGTCACCGATGCCCGCGTGACCAACGATCTGCAGCATGCCACGATCTACTACACCGTCTTCGGCGACCAGTTGGTGCAGTCCGAAGCTGCCAAGGGCCTGGAGAAGGCCAAGGGCGTGCTCCGCCAGGAAGTGGGACGCAACGTTACCGTCCGCCTGACGCCGACCCTTGAATTCGTGGCGGACCAGATCCCGGTCAACGCGTCGAACCTTGAGGAACTCCTCCGGGCGGCGAAGAAGCGCGACGCCGAGGTGGCGGCGTTGGCCGAGAACGCCAAGCATGCCGGCGATGCCGATCCGTACAAGAGCGACATCCCCGCGGACGTCGAGATTGACGAGGATGACTTCGACGAAGAGGACCTTGACCTCAGCGACGACGACGAACTCGAAGAAGACAGCAACAAATAG
- the infB gene encoding translation initiation factor IF-2, which produces MAKVRVHELAKELGITSKDAVTKLQELGEFVRSASSTIEAPVVRKLRNAYPDAAAKSAAPAAAPKAPAPSADSRPAAPAPTAESRPAAPNAPAPQAEAPAAPAAAPAAPARAAAAPAAPAASAPSAGAPSTGAKPGARPAPKAETPAASARPGGSTQGGSAPRPGGPRPGNNPFATSQGMPRGRGGDGERAPRPGNNPFAPSQGMPRAGGSRPDGDRPGGPRPAAGAGGPRPGGPRPAAGAGGARPGGPRPAAGAGGPRPAGAGGNRPTPGMMPNRTERPAPAGAGGRPGGGGRGPGRPGGGAPGTGGAPGAGGGAPAGGGFGKGGRGRGGTQGAFGKGGAGRGKQRKSKRAKRQELEQMSAPSLGGVSVPRGDGNTVVRLRRGSSITDFADKIEANPAALVTVLFHLGEMATATQSLDEETFALLGEELGYKLQVVSPEDEERELLSTFDIDFEAELEAEGDEDLEARPPVVTVMGHVDHGKTRLLDAIRKSDVMAGEHGGITQHIGAYQVTHKHEGDDRKITFIDTPGHEAFTAMRARGAKVTDIAILVVAADDGVMPQTVEALNHAQAANVPIVVAVNKIDKEGANPEKVRGQLTEYGLVPEEYGGDTMFVEVSARQNLNIDELLEAVLLTADAALDMRANPNKDARGIAIEANLDKGRGSVATVLVQSGSLRVGDTIVAGTAHGRVRAMFDDDGSALTEAGPSRPVQVLGLSNVPRAGDTFFVTADERTARQIAEKREAADRNAALAKRRKRISLEDFDQAVADGKIDTLNLILKGDVSGAVEALEDALLKIDVGEGVQLRVIHRGVGAITQNDVNLATVDSAVIIGFNVKPAERVAELADREGVDMRFYSVIYAAIDDIELALKGMLKPEYEEVQLGTAEVREVFRSSKFGNIAGSIVRSGVIRRNTKARISRDGNIIGDNLTVETLKRFKDDATEVRTDFECGIGLGSFNDINEGDIIETFEMREKPRV; this is translated from the coding sequence GTGGCCAAGGTCCGCGTACATGAGCTTGCAAAAGAGCTCGGTATTACTTCCAAAGATGCAGTGACTAAACTGCAGGAACTGGGCGAATTCGTTCGCTCCGCCTCTTCCACCATTGAGGCCCCCGTGGTGCGGAAACTCCGCAACGCCTATCCCGACGCAGCCGCGAAGTCCGCAGCACCGGCAGCCGCGCCCAAGGCGCCTGCCCCGTCGGCAGATTCACGTCCCGCAGCACCTGCCCCAACGGCAGAATCACGTCCCGCAGCACCCAACGCTCCGGCTCCCCAGGCAGAGGCACCCGCTGCGCCTGCAGCAGCGCCTGCTGCGCCGGCCCGGGCCGCCGCAGCACCGGCTGCACCCGCCGCAAGTGCTCCGTCCGCCGGTGCTCCGTCAACCGGAGCCAAGCCCGGCGCGCGGCCTGCACCCAAGGCTGAAACCCCCGCTGCTTCGGCCCGCCCCGGCGGATCAACACAGGGTGGATCGGCTCCGCGTCCCGGCGGTCCCCGTCCGGGCAACAACCCCTTCGCCACATCCCAGGGCATGCCCCGTGGCCGTGGCGGCGACGGAGAACGTGCTCCGCGTCCGGGTAACAACCCGTTCGCTCCTTCGCAAGGTATGCCCCGCGCGGGTGGAAGCCGTCCCGACGGCGACCGTCCGGGTGGTCCGCGTCCCGCAGCCGGTGCGGGCGGCCCCCGTCCGGGTGGTCCGCGTCCCGCAGCGGGTGCCGGTGGCGCCCGTCCGGGTGGTCCGCGTCCAGCAGCAGGTGCCGGTGGCCCGCGTCCCGCGGGAGCCGGTGGAAACCGTCCTACTCCGGGCATGATGCCCAACCGCACTGAGCGTCCCGCACCGGCTGGTGCCGGCGGACGTCCCGGTGGCGGTGGCCGTGGGCCGGGCCGTCCAGGCGGCGGCGCACCGGGTACCGGTGGTGCTCCGGGTGCCGGTGGCGGAGCTCCCGCAGGCGGAGGATTCGGCAAGGGTGGCCGCGGTCGCGGTGGTACCCAGGGTGCCTTCGGCAAGGGCGGCGCAGGCCGTGGCAAGCAGCGCAAGTCGAAGCGTGCCAAGCGTCAGGAACTCGAGCAGATGAGTGCTCCGTCGTTGGGTGGCGTGAGCGTACCCCGCGGCGACGGCAACACCGTAGTACGGCTTCGCCGTGGCTCGTCCATCACGGACTTCGCTGACAAGATCGAGGCAAACCCCGCCGCGCTGGTCACCGTGCTGTTCCACCTTGGTGAAATGGCAACGGCCACCCAGTCGCTGGATGAGGAAACCTTCGCCCTGCTTGGTGAAGAACTCGGCTACAAGCTCCAGGTTGTGTCCCCGGAGGACGAGGAGCGCGAGCTGCTCTCCACCTTCGACATCGATTTCGAAGCCGAGCTCGAGGCCGAAGGCGACGAAGACCTCGAAGCCCGTCCTCCGGTTGTCACCGTCATGGGCCACGTGGACCACGGTAAGACCCGACTGCTTGATGCCATCCGCAAGTCCGATGTTATGGCGGGCGAGCACGGCGGCATCACGCAGCACATCGGTGCTTACCAGGTCACGCACAAGCACGAAGGCGACGACCGCAAGATCACCTTCATCGACACCCCGGGCCACGAGGCGTTCACCGCCATGCGTGCCCGTGGCGCGAAGGTCACCGACATCGCCATCCTGGTGGTCGCAGCGGATGACGGCGTGATGCCGCAGACCGTTGAGGCCCTCAACCACGCGCAGGCAGCCAATGTGCCGATCGTGGTAGCCGTGAACAAGATCGATAAGGAAGGCGCCAACCCGGAGAAGGTCCGCGGCCAGCTGACCGAGTACGGACTGGTTCCCGAAGAGTACGGTGGCGACACCATGTTCGTTGAGGTCTCTGCCCGCCAGAACCTCAACATCGACGAGCTGCTCGAGGCCGTCCTGCTCACCGCAGACGCAGCCCTGGACATGCGCGCCAACCCGAACAAGGACGCCCGCGGTATCGCGATCGAAGCCAACCTTGACAAGGGCCGCGGTTCCGTGGCCACCGTCCTGGTCCAGTCCGGTAGCCTCCGCGTCGGTGACACGATCGTGGCCGGTACGGCCCACGGCCGCGTCCGTGCAATGTTCGACGACGACGGAAGCGCGCTGACCGAGGCCGGCCCGTCCCGCCCCGTGCAGGTACTGGGTCTGTCCAACGTGCCGCGCGCCGGCGACACCTTCTTTGTGACCGCCGACGAGCGCACCGCCCGTCAGATCGCCGAGAAGCGTGAAGCAGCCGACCGCAACGCCGCCCTGGCCAAGCGCCGCAAGCGCATCAGCCTGGAAGACTTCGACCAGGCCGTGGCCGATGGCAAGATCGACACCCTCAACCTCATCCTCAAGGGTGACGTGTCCGGTGCCGTGGAAGCCCTCGAAGACGCACTGCTCAAGATCGACGTCGGCGAAGGCGTGCAGCTGCGCGTCATCCACCGCGGCGTGGGTGCCATCACGCAGAACGACGTCAACCTGGCAACAGTGGACAGTGCCGTCATCATCGGCTTCAACGTCAAGCCTGCCGAGCGGGTTGCCGAACTGGCAGACCGCGAAGGCGTGGACATGCGCTTCTACTCCGTCATCTACGCAGCAATTGATGACATTGAGTTGGCCCTCAAGGGCATGCTCAAGCCGGAGTACGAAGAGGTCCAGCTTGGCACCGCCGAGGTCCGCGAAGTCTTCCGTTCTTCCAAGTTCGGAAACATCGCCGGCTCCATCGTCCGCTCCGGTGTTATCCGACGCAATACGAAGGCACGCATCAGCCGCGACGGCAATATCATCGGTGACAACCTCACCGTTGAGACGCTCAAGCGCTTCAAGGACGACGCCACTGAGGTCCGCACGGACTTCGAGTGTGGTATCGGTCTTGGCTCGTTCAACGACATCAACGAAGGCGACATCATTGAGACCTTCGAGATGCGCGAGAAGCCGCGCGTCTAG
- a CDS encoding YlxR family protein, with translation MNVRKMLTVAEVLHSENQPQRTCIGCRTKGPRSELLRLVAEGSGSTAVLVDERRRMAGRGAWLHPSESCLALAVKRRAFGRALNGATGTADVERRIKPGTNAAGATAAAAPTVQPESGSEI, from the coding sequence ATGAACGTCAGGAAGATGCTCACCGTGGCAGAAGTGCTTCACAGCGAGAATCAACCGCAGCGTACCTGCATCGGATGCCGGACAAAAGGCCCGCGGTCTGAGTTACTCCGGCTCGTCGCCGAAGGCAGCGGTTCCACCGCTGTCCTGGTGGATGAACGACGCCGGATGGCTGGCCGGGGTGCATGGCTGCACCCCAGCGAATCGTGCCTGGCTCTGGCGGTCAAGCGGCGAGCGTTCGGACGTGCCCTCAACGGCGCAACCGGGACCGCCGACGTCGAACGCCGGATCAAGCCAGGTACGAACGCTGCGGGCGCCACGGCGGCTGCAGCACCAACCGTCCAACCTGAAAGCGGGTCAGAAATCTGA
- the nusA gene encoding transcription termination factor NusA, whose amino-acid sequence MDIDMSALRLLEREREIPLDLLIPTIEQALLVAYHKSPGAFEKARAELDRKSGHVTIWAVEIDDDGAPIGEFEDTPAGFGRIAASTARQIILQRLRDVEDDNVLGEFKGREGELVAGLIQQGNNPHMIQVNLGTVEALLPPPEQVPGEKYVHGNRLRAFVIDVHRGTKGPSITLSRSHPGLVRKLFELEVPEIADHSVEIVALAREAGHRTKIAVKANTPGINAKGACIGEMGSRVRAVMTELNDEKIDIVDFSEDPATFIASALSPSRVNSVTIIDEATRSARVVVPDYQLSLAIGKEGQNARLAAKLTGWRIDIVSDAAAPREN is encoded by the coding sequence ATGGATATTGACATGAGCGCACTGAGGCTTCTGGAGCGTGAGCGCGAAATCCCGCTGGACCTCCTGATCCCCACCATCGAGCAGGCGCTCCTGGTGGCATACCACAAGTCGCCCGGCGCCTTCGAGAAGGCCCGCGCGGAACTGGACCGCAAGAGCGGCCACGTGACCATCTGGGCTGTCGAAATCGACGACGACGGCGCCCCCATCGGCGAGTTCGAGGACACGCCGGCCGGCTTCGGCCGCATCGCCGCAAGCACCGCCCGCCAGATCATCCTGCAGCGCCTGCGTGATGTTGAGGACGATAACGTCCTGGGTGAGTTCAAGGGCCGCGAAGGTGAACTCGTGGCTGGCCTGATCCAGCAGGGCAACAATCCCCACATGATCCAGGTAAACCTGGGAACCGTGGAGGCCCTGCTGCCGCCGCCCGAACAGGTGCCGGGGGAGAAGTACGTCCACGGCAACCGGCTCCGCGCGTTTGTCATCGACGTCCACCGGGGCACCAAGGGTCCGTCCATCACGCTGTCCCGCTCGCACCCCGGCCTGGTCCGGAAGCTCTTCGAGCTGGAAGTCCCCGAGATCGCGGACCATTCCGTGGAGATTGTGGCACTGGCACGGGAAGCTGGCCACCGCACCAAGATCGCCGTGAAGGCCAACACTCCCGGCATCAATGCCAAGGGTGCGTGCATCGGCGAAATGGGTTCTCGGGTCCGGGCTGTCATGACAGAGCTCAACGACGAAAAGATCGACATCGTTGACTTCAGCGAGGATCCTGCAACGTTCATCGCCAGTGCCCTGTCGCCGTCCCGTGTGAATTCCGTCACGATCATCGATGAAGCTACACGGTCCGCCCGCGTCGTTGTTCCCGACTACCAGCTCTCGCTGGCGATCGGCAAAGAGGGGCAGAACGCCCGCCTCGCAGCGAAGCTGACCGGCTGGCGTATCGATATCGTCTCCGACGCCGCGGCGCCCCGCGAAAACTGA
- the rimP gene encoding ribosome maturation factor RimP, which produces MSNAEATTSSDHTGTGRAEAAPAYNPEAARLRALLEPSVQANRLYLEDVAINVAGSHRVVHVVVDLPQEETGGVNLDVISDISKVLSDVLDNDPGDDGRPYDLEVSSPGVGRPLTEPRHWHRARGRMVKVSVIQGENVTGRIRSVDDSGVTIVPEIAVKKGMKPKQGEPVKLPFDRIRNGKVEIEFSHLEEAGLEPEHNGPSEEA; this is translated from the coding sequence GTGAGTAATGCAGAAGCCACGACTTCATCAGACCATACCGGAACGGGTAGGGCTGAAGCTGCGCCTGCCTACAATCCGGAAGCCGCCAGGCTCCGGGCATTACTGGAACCCTCGGTCCAGGCCAACCGCCTGTACCTCGAGGATGTGGCCATCAACGTAGCCGGTTCGCACCGCGTAGTCCACGTAGTAGTGGACCTTCCGCAGGAGGAAACGGGCGGCGTCAACCTTGATGTGATCTCGGACATCTCCAAGGTACTGTCCGACGTCCTGGACAACGATCCCGGCGACGACGGCCGCCCCTACGACCTGGAGGTCTCGTCGCCGGGGGTCGGTCGTCCGCTGACCGAACCGAGGCACTGGCACCGGGCCCGTGGCCGCATGGTCAAGGTCAGTGTCATCCAGGGTGAGAACGTCACCGGCAGGATCCGGTCGGTGGATGATTCCGGCGTGACTATCGTCCCGGAAATTGCAGTAAAAAAGGGAATGAAGCCCAAGCAGGGCGAGCCCGTGAAACTTCCTTTCGACAGGATCCGTAACGGAAAAGTCGAGATCGAATTCAGCCACCTCGAAGAAGCTGGTCTGGAACCTGAGCACAATGGACCTTCTGAGGAGGCCTGA
- a CDS encoding DUF4439 domain-containing protein — MNDASQESNPGGRYFRYAVFSLTALLVLSLGIALIPHEPAPPAAPPFSEQARAAAFADAMSLRAAGLDLATAASGTGTAASTDPLDRVVTLLTIQARALMSPDDSAAPGTQTGPTAGPPDGPIAASAAPSVSSVAELAAALSASGAKRLGDAETADGGIARLLAGTGAAQLLAAEDIAVAAGVPAEATPTAAEAGEAAEAGKAEGSAVPEESTGPAAGCSTTEPASGGASLASALTAAVEAEQEAVYGYQAALTRLDSASAAPASDLLEQHQDLAGEVLIQSRIHCASVPPQQPGYTLSDTFLDAPAAGLGRLEAGTLPVYGDVVALSEGSTRSWAISALVAAARRTLHWGADPGAVPGVPVDESRLPQLPE; from the coding sequence GTGAATGACGCAAGCCAGGAAAGCAACCCCGGGGGACGCTATTTCCGGTACGCCGTTTTTTCGCTCACAGCCCTCCTTGTCCTCAGCCTCGGGATTGCCCTGATCCCCCACGAGCCCGCTCCGCCCGCCGCGCCGCCGTTTTCCGAGCAGGCCAGAGCCGCTGCGTTCGCCGACGCCATGTCGCTCAGGGCCGCCGGCCTGGACCTGGCCACCGCTGCCTCCGGCACTGGTACCGCCGCCAGCACCGACCCGCTGGACCGCGTTGTGACTTTGCTGACCATTCAGGCCAGGGCACTGATGTCGCCTGACGATTCAGCAGCTCCCGGGACGCAGACAGGACCGACGGCCGGACCACCGGACGGACCCATAGCGGCTTCGGCTGCTCCGTCTGTGTCCTCCGTCGCGGAACTTGCGGCCGCCCTGTCAGCGAGCGGGGCAAAGCGGCTTGGCGATGCAGAAACGGCCGACGGCGGCATCGCGCGCCTTCTCGCCGGCACCGGTGCGGCGCAGCTCTTGGCGGCCGAAGACATCGCAGTTGCCGCGGGTGTTCCCGCTGAAGCTACTCCTACCGCCGCCGAAGCCGGTGAGGCTGCCGAGGCAGGGAAGGCAGAAGGTAGTGCCGTCCCGGAGGAGTCCACCGGACCTGCCGCCGGCTGCAGCACCACGGAGCCGGCCTCCGGCGGAGCGAGCCTGGCGTCGGCTCTGACCGCAGCTGTTGAAGCCGAGCAGGAGGCCGTGTACGGCTACCAGGCGGCGCTGACGCGGCTGGATTCCGCGTCCGCGGCTCCGGCGTCGGACCTTCTGGAACAGCACCAGGACCTGGCTGGCGAGGTCCTGATCCAGAGCAGGATCCACTGCGCAAGCGTTCCGCCCCAACAGCCCGGCTACACCCTCTCGGACACGTTTCTTGATGCTCCGGCCGCAGGCCTGGGGCGGCTGGAAGCCGGCACGCTGCCGGTGTACGGCGATGTGGTGGCGCTGAGCGAGGGCAGCACCCGGAGCTGGGCAATCTCGGCCCTGGTGGCCGCCGCCCGGCGTACGCTCCACTGGGGTGCGGACCCGGGAGCCGTTCCTGGCGTTCCCGTGGACGAATCCCGGCTGCCACAGCTTCCTGAATGA
- a CDS encoding VIT1/CCC1 transporter family protein, whose protein sequence is MDSHDPAEPTEPAEIQADNRGLKRHLENEPHDNDVAQRLNWLRAGVLGANDGIVSVAAIVVGVAGATAATGPILAAGAAGLVGGAVSMALGEYVSVSSQSDSQKALIEKERRELAEEPEEELAELAAIYRDKGLSPETARAVAEELTSHDALAAHLSAELNIDEAGIVSPWHAAFASGVAFTLGAILPMLAILLPPPDIRVPLTFAAVLVALALTGALGAWIGGGSKSRAAVRVVVGGALALAATFSIGNLLGATGVV, encoded by the coding sequence ATGGATTCCCATGACCCGGCAGAGCCCACCGAACCGGCCGAAATACAGGCGGACAACCGTGGGCTGAAACGCCACCTGGAAAACGAGCCGCACGACAACGACGTGGCCCAGCGCCTCAACTGGCTGCGCGCCGGGGTACTGGGTGCAAACGACGGGATAGTCTCCGTTGCGGCCATCGTGGTGGGCGTGGCGGGCGCCACAGCGGCCACCGGCCCCATCCTCGCTGCAGGGGCGGCCGGACTGGTGGGCGGAGCAGTCTCCATGGCCTTGGGCGAATACGTGTCCGTGAGCAGCCAGAGCGACAGCCAGAAAGCGCTGATCGAAAAGGAACGCCGGGAACTCGCCGAAGAACCAGAGGAAGAGCTCGCCGAGCTGGCAGCCATCTACCGCGACAAGGGCCTTAGCCCGGAGACCGCCCGCGCCGTGGCGGAAGAACTGACCAGCCACGACGCCCTTGCGGCGCACCTTTCCGCAGAGCTCAACATCGACGAAGCCGGCATCGTCAGTCCCTGGCACGCTGCGTTCGCCTCGGGGGTGGCTTTCACGCTCGGCGCCATCCTGCCGATGCTCGCCATCCTCCTGCCGCCGCCGGACATCAGGGTTCCGTTGACCTTCGCCGCCGTGTTGGTGGCGCTGGCCCTTACCGGGGCACTGGGCGCCTGGATCGGCGGTGGGTCGAAGTCGCGGGCCGCAGTGCGGGTGGTGGTTGGCGGCGCGTTGGCTCTTGCTGCCACGTTCTCGATTGGCAACCTGCTGGGGGCCACCGGCGTCGTCTGA
- a CDS encoding aminoglycoside phosphotransferase family protein — protein sequence MRQQTVVPIPPDLSARYSRSSAGRAWLASLPGLLQGRLEHWELEADLAPGALPWNGHGGVVVPVRRIDGTPAALKIAFPHDEARVERHALALWRGRGAVRLLESDAGTCAMLLERLDAAQSLQTVPMDDAVTVWGTLMRQLSLVPDERPQWQEFGHIAARAEQWSDDLPADWEQQGRPFPRWLLEAALEVCQTRGAVGRRSGRDVLVHTDFHFLNILARPGAQNRKGSPDGAGFAAIDPQPMIGEPEFAVAPLLWNRLGDLPPGNPQAGLRQRCRDFSVSAGLDAEAARQWGVAREVENALWYASQPHHQGDLARSLWVASTLAGRTLDGLPAAHSLPEPGESAFG from the coding sequence ATGAGACAGCAGACCGTAGTACCAATCCCTCCAGACCTGAGCGCCCGGTACAGCCGCAGCAGCGCGGGACGGGCGTGGCTGGCTTCACTGCCCGGCCTGCTCCAAGGACGGCTGGAGCATTGGGAGCTCGAAGCAGACCTGGCTCCCGGCGCCCTCCCGTGGAATGGACACGGCGGCGTGGTTGTTCCAGTCCGCCGGATTGACGGGACCCCTGCTGCCCTCAAGATTGCCTTCCCGCACGATGAAGCCCGGGTTGAACGGCACGCGCTGGCTTTGTGGCGGGGACGCGGCGCCGTCCGGCTGCTGGAGTCCGACGCCGGAACATGCGCCATGCTGCTGGAGCGGCTGGATGCGGCGCAGTCACTGCAGACCGTCCCGATGGATGACGCCGTGACGGTGTGGGGGACGCTGATGCGCCAGCTCAGCCTGGTTCCTGACGAACGGCCGCAGTGGCAGGAGTTCGGCCACATCGCCGCGCGGGCCGAGCAATGGAGTGATGACCTGCCCGCCGACTGGGAACAGCAGGGCCGCCCGTTTCCACGCTGGCTCCTGGAAGCAGCCCTGGAAGTCTGCCAGACCCGTGGGGCCGTCGGCCGCCGCTCGGGAAGGGACGTCCTGGTGCACACGGACTTCCATTTCCTGAACATCCTGGCCCGGCCCGGGGCGCAGAACAGGAAAGGTTCGCCGGACGGTGCGGGCTTCGCCGCCATCGACCCGCAGCCCATGATCGGTGAGCCGGAGTTTGCGGTGGCCCCGCTGCTCTGGAACCGGCTCGGTGACCTGCCACCCGGCAATCCGCAGGCCGGCCTCAGGCAGCGTTGCCGCGATTTCAGTGTCTCAGCAGGACTGGACGCCGAGGCTGCCCGCCAGTGGGGCGTCGCACGGGAAGTGGAGAACGCGCTCTGGTACGCCTCGCAGCCGCATCACCAAGGGGATCTGGCACGCTCACTCTGGGTTGCCAGCACCCTCGCCGGACGGACCTTGGACGGGCTGCCCGCGGCGCATTCGCTGCCGGAACCCGGGGAGAGTGCCTTCGGCTAG
- a CDS encoding pyridoxal phosphate-dependent decarboxylase family protein, which translates to MWADSRDFEQALDRASVHAKLWLQGLPDRPVKPSKTADEVERRFGGPLPATGISPAEVIDYLAEYAEPGLMSIQSGRFFGWVMGGTLPAAMAADWLVTAWDQNTGMRFATPATAAIEQAAGQWLLELLGLPEGCDVGFATGASMANFTALAAARWRLLADAGWDVNADGLRGAPPLRVIAGAERHETVDMGLRYLGLGRPELVPTDPEGRIDSQELRSVLAARPGPAIVCLQAGNVHSGAFDPFPQAIEAAKEQGAWVHIDGAFGLWAAAAPTLRHLCDGMGQADSWGTDAHKTLNVPYDAGIVIARDVTALRSAIGVHAEFLPQEEHGAGNPFEKVPELSRRARGVPVWAALRSLGRDGVADLVAGRAACAAEMAGRLAELPDVEVLNDVVYTQVALAFGTDERTRAVTGHIMADGRVWMSGSRWKGRDILRVSVTNWSTDGADIDVAVAAVRDALAGTV; encoded by the coding sequence ATGTGGGCCGATTCACGTGATTTCGAGCAGGCATTGGACCGGGCTTCCGTGCACGCCAAACTGTGGCTCCAGGGACTGCCGGACCGCCCCGTCAAGCCCTCGAAAACCGCCGATGAAGTCGAGCGAAGGTTCGGTGGACCGCTCCCCGCTACCGGGATTTCTCCTGCCGAGGTGATCGACTACCTGGCCGAATACGCCGAGCCGGGACTGATGTCCATACAGTCGGGCCGTTTCTTCGGCTGGGTCATGGGCGGCACACTGCCGGCCGCCATGGCAGCGGACTGGCTGGTCACCGCCTGGGACCAGAATACGGGCATGCGCTTCGCCACACCGGCTACGGCGGCCATCGAACAGGCTGCAGGGCAGTGGCTCCTTGAGCTCCTGGGCCTGCCGGAGGGCTGCGACGTCGGCTTCGCCACTGGCGCCAGCATGGCTAACTTCACGGCCTTGGCGGCTGCACGGTGGCGGCTTCTGGCCGACGCGGGCTGGGACGTCAACGCCGACGGTCTCCGCGGAGCGCCACCCCTCAGGGTCATCGCCGGAGCCGAGCGCCACGAAACCGTGGACATGGGGCTGCGCTACCTGGGGCTGGGACGGCCGGAGCTGGTGCCCACAGACCCGGAAGGGAGAATCGATTCCCAGGAGCTGCGGTCGGTGCTGGCTGCCCGCCCCGGCCCCGCGATTGTGTGCCTGCAGGCCGGCAACGTCCATTCCGGCGCTTTTGATCCCTTTCCACAGGCCATCGAGGCCGCGAAGGAGCAGGGCGCCTGGGTGCACATTGACGGCGCCTTCGGGCTCTGGGCAGCGGCTGCGCCCACGCTCAGGCACCTGTGCGATGGAATGGGGCAGGCGGATTCCTGGGGCACTGATGCGCACAAGACCTTGAACGTACCGTACGACGCCGGCATCGTCATTGCGCGCGATGTCACCGCCCTGCGCTCGGCTATTGGGGTGCACGCCGAGTTCCTGCCCCAGGAGGAGCACGGAGCCGGTAATCCGTTCGAGAAGGTGCCCGAGCTCTCCCGGAGGGCCCGCGGTGTTCCGGTCTGGGCTGCGTTGCGTTCGTTGGGACGCGATGGCGTGGCGGACCTGGTGGCCGGCCGCGCGGCGTGTGCCGCGGAAATGGCCGGCCGCCTTGCGGAGCTGCCCGACGTGGAGGTGCTCAACGACGTCGTATACACGCAGGTCGCCCTGGCGTTTGGCACGGATGAGCGCACCCGGGCGGTGACTGGGCACATCATGGCCGATGGCCGGGTCTGGATGTCCGGGTCGCGCTGGAAGGGGCGTGACATCCTGCGCGTCTCGGTGACCAACTGGTCTACGGACGGCGCCGATATCGACGTCGCGGTGGCCGCCGTGCGGGATGCCCTGGCAGGCACCGTGTAG
- a CDS encoding sulfite exporter TauE/SafE family protein — translation MLSGFESIQLTTLILIVVAGFAAGWVDAVVGGGGLIQLPALLLVPGITPVQALATNKMGSIFGTTTSAVTYYGRVKPDLKTALPMAVIALAGSFGGAVLAASLPVSVFKPIIVVALVAVALFTALKPDVGDITVLRHDGHTHYVVACLIGAVIGFYDGLIGPGTGSFLVIALVSAMGYAFLEASAKAKIVNMATNAGALLFFLPHGSLLWGTGLLLGLANMAGGYLGARTAVKQGSRFVRIVFLLVVGALIIKLGYDVWQDNFGNFAAMVAQILSA, via the coding sequence TTGCTGTCGGGTTTTGAGTCGATCCAGCTCACCACACTCATCCTGATTGTGGTGGCTGGATTCGCTGCCGGCTGGGTGGACGCGGTGGTGGGCGGCGGCGGGCTGATCCAGCTTCCGGCGCTGCTGCTGGTTCCGGGCATCACTCCGGTCCAAGCGCTTGCCACCAACAAGATGGGTTCTATTTTCGGCACCACAACCAGTGCCGTCACGTACTACGGGCGGGTCAAGCCGGACCTGAAGACGGCACTGCCCATGGCGGTGATCGCCCTCGCGGGAAGCTTCGGCGGTGCGGTACTGGCGGCCAGCCTGCCGGTCAGCGTGTTCAAGCCCATCATTGTGGTGGCGTTGGTCGCCGTCGCGCTTTTTACGGCCCTCAAGCCCGACGTCGGGGACATCACCGTGCTGCGTCACGACGGACACACACACTACGTGGTGGCGTGCCTGATAGGGGCAGTGATTGGCTTCTACGACGGCCTGATCGGACCAGGCACCGGCTCGTTCCTGGTCATCGCGCTGGTCTCCGCCATGGGCTACGCCTTCCTGGAAGCCAGTGCCAAAGCCAAGATCGTCAACATGGCCACCAACGCCGGCGCCTTGCTGTTTTTCCTGCCGCACGGCTCCCTCCTGTGGGGCACCGGCCTGTTGCTGGGGCTGGCGAACATGGCGGGAGGCTACCTGGGCGCACGGACCGCAGTGAAGCAGGGGAGCCGCTTTGTCCGCATTGTTTTCCTGCTCGTCGTGGGCGCCCTCATCATCAAACTCGGCTACGACGTTTGGCAGGACAATTTCGGCAATTTCGCGGCTATGGTGGCTCAAATACTATCGGCGTAG